One region of Thermococcus sp. MAR1 genomic DNA includes:
- a CDS encoding nickel-dependent hydrogenase large subunit, which produces MNGKLEYWVKVPIGPIHPALEEPEKFIITLDGERIINVDVKLGYNLRGLEWIAMRRNYIQILYLAERICGICSFSHNHTYSRAVEEMAGIEVPERAEYIRVIIGELERIHSHLLNLGVVGHAIGYDTILHLSWLARERVMDILEAIGGNRVNYSINTIGGVRRDLEEKHVRAILDMIEYYRNEVMPKIEEIFLYDPTVEARLRDAGVIPKRIAIEYSAQGPTARGSGVKKDVRYNERLSVYPDLGVKPITPKEFTGVIKGDVFDRMVVRVGELWQSMELIERAIDQMPGGKIKAVPKDNALLFQLKKAEGEGIGRYEAPRGELIHYVMGQKGRDVPAKWKMREPTFPNLFAIARALVGEQVADVPVAIASIDPCLSCTDRVAVIDANTGRKKILTERDLLKLSIEKTRELNPNVRAKPEVVGVGCPRGGVL; this is translated from the coding sequence ATGAACGGAAAGCTTGAGTACTGGGTCAAGGTACCCATCGGACCTATTCACCCAGCACTGGAGGAGCCCGAGAAGTTCATCATCACGCTCGACGGAGAGAGGATAATCAACGTCGACGTCAAGCTCGGCTACAACCTCAGGGGCCTGGAATGGATAGCCATGAGAAGGAACTACATCCAGATCCTCTACCTCGCCGAGAGAATATGCGGAATCTGCTCCTTCTCCCACAACCACACCTATTCGAGAGCCGTTGAGGAGATGGCGGGCATAGAGGTACCCGAGAGGGCCGAGTACATCCGTGTGATAATCGGCGAGCTCGAGAGGATCCACTCTCACCTGCTCAACCTCGGTGTGGTTGGCCACGCGATAGGCTACGATACGATTCTGCATCTCAGCTGGCTCGCCCGCGAGCGCGTCATGGACATCCTCGAGGCCATAGGCGGTAACAGGGTCAACTACTCCATCAACACCATCGGCGGCGTGAGGAGGGACCTGGAGGAGAAGCACGTCAGAGCTATACTCGACATGATAGAGTACTACCGCAACGAGGTCATGCCCAAGATAGAGGAGATATTCCTCTACGATCCGACGGTCGAGGCCAGGCTGAGAGACGCCGGCGTTATCCCCAAGAGAATAGCCATCGAGTACAGTGCCCAGGGACCGACCGCCAGAGGAAGCGGCGTGAAGAAGGACGTCCGCTACAACGAGAGGCTGAGCGTCTACCCTGACCTCGGCGTGAAGCCGATAACCCCAAAGGAGTTCACCGGAGTCATCAAGGGAGACGTTTTCGACAGGATGGTCGTCCGCGTTGGGGAGCTCTGGCAGAGCATGGAGCTCATAGAGAGGGCCATAGACCAGATGCCGGGGGGCAAGATAAAGGCAGTTCCAAAGGACAACGCCCTCCTGTTCCAGCTCAAGAAAGCCGAGGGGGAGGGAATAGGCAGGTACGAGGCGCCGCGCGGAGAACTCATCCACTACGTCATGGGCCAGAAGGGCAGGGACGTTCCGGCGAAGTGGAAGATGCGTGAACCGACCTTCCCGAACCTGTTCGCGATAGCCAGGGCACTGGTAGGCGAGCAGGTGGCGGACGTTCCCGTCGCGATAGCCTCGATAGACCCGTGCCTGAGCTGTACGGATAGGGTCGCGGTTATCGATGCGAACACTGGGAGGAAGAAGATCCTCACCGAGAGGGACCTCCTTAAGCTCTCCATCGAGAAGACGAGGGAGCTGAACCCGAACGTTAGGGCAAAGCCTGAAGTTGTTGGGGTAGGCTGCCCAAGGGGTGGTGTCCTATGA
- a CDS encoding NADH-quinone oxidoreductase subunit B family protein: MAIKVTRAESNVSSNSPERERLEREISKLCRYIGRSPWVFHVNSGSCNGCDIEIIAALTPRYDAERFGVKLVGTPRHADILLVTGPVTDQSLERVKLVYEQTPDPKVVIAVGACPTGGSVFFESPFTNAPLDRHIPVDVFVPGCPPRPEAILYGVVLGLQKLIEKIEGGKR; the protein is encoded by the coding sequence ATGGCGATTAAGGTTACAAGGGCAGAGAGCAATGTCAGCTCAAACTCCCCGGAGCGCGAGAGGCTTGAGAGGGAGATATCAAAGCTCTGCAGGTACATAGGGCGCTCACCCTGGGTGTTCCACGTGAACAGCGGTAGCTGCAATGGCTGCGACATCGAGATAATAGCCGCACTGACGCCGAGGTACGATGCCGAGCGCTTCGGTGTGAAGCTCGTCGGAACGCCGCGGCACGCCGACATACTGCTCGTAACCGGGCCGGTGACCGACCAGAGCCTTGAGAGGGTCAAGCTGGTCTACGAGCAGACGCCGGACCCAAAAGTTGTCATAGCCGTTGGAGCCTGTCCCACCGGCGGAAGCGTGTTCTTCGAGAGCCCCTTCACCAACGCTCCGCTGGACAGGCACATACCGGTGGACGTCTTCGTGCCCGGCTGCCCGCCTAGACCGGAAGCGATACTCTACGGAGTCGTGCTCGGTCTGCAGAAGCTGATTGAGAAGATTGAGGGGGGTAAGAGATGA
- a CDS encoding hydrogenase has translation MFGYWDALYFVYVFAIGLLISYALYKWAERSSTGTRRTGDGTKIFLSGEDQDEVIPQFEHFQGYVTGRHVMWGLIRGIHRMFLVFRREHTGLLSDYISYLLVTTAIIVGALIVWG, from the coding sequence ATGTTTGGCTACTGGGATGCACTCTACTTCGTTTACGTCTTCGCCATAGGCCTGCTCATCTCGTACGCCCTCTACAAGTGGGCCGAGAGGTCAAGCACGGGGACGAGGAGAACCGGCGATGGAACGAAGATATTCCTCAGTGGTGAGGACCAGGACGAGGTTATTCCGCAGTTCGAGCACTTCCAGGGCTACGTCACCGGTAGGCACGTCATGTGGGGCCTCATAAGGGGAATCCACAGGATGTTCCTGGTCTTCCGCAGGGAGCACACCGGGCTGCTGAGCGACTACATCAGCTACCTGCTCGTCACGACCGCGATAATCGTGGGGGCACTGATAGTTTGGGGTTGA
- a CDS encoding NADH-quinone oxidoreductase subunit C, which yields MNVDEFVKAFGERFPEAEIRVSENRMPHPKRRVWIEIDGEKFHDAMKFIKELDPKAQFSIIIGMDAGDRLLAKYHLEMFWEEGESLSLVIGTSVPKDDPKLPTVTDIFPSALPYERENQEFLGLFFEGIPDPRRLFLPDDFPEGIYPLRLDETGIKPEMVKNAGHPYKIGGAKK from the coding sequence ATGAACGTTGACGAGTTCGTTAAAGCCTTTGGCGAGAGGTTCCCCGAGGCCGAGATAAGGGTGAGCGAGAACAGGATGCCCCACCCGAAGAGGCGCGTCTGGATCGAGATAGACGGGGAGAAGTTCCACGACGCCATGAAATTCATCAAGGAGCTCGACCCGAAGGCCCAGTTCTCCATCATAATCGGAATGGACGCCGGCGACAGACTGCTCGCCAAGTACCACCTGGAGATGTTCTGGGAGGAAGGGGAGAGCCTGTCGCTCGTCATAGGCACGAGCGTCCCCAAGGACGACCCCAAACTGCCGACGGTCACAGACATCTTCCCGAGCGCACTGCCATACGAGAGGGAGAACCAGGAGTTCCTCGGGCTGTTCTTCGAGGGAATCCCAGACCCAAGGAGGCTCTTCCTGCCCGACGACTTCCCGGAGGGAATCTACCCGCTGAGGCTCGACGAGACTGGCATCAAGCCGGAGATGGTGAAGAACGCAGGACACCCATACAAGATAGGGGGTGCAAAGAAATGA